From the Leishmania braziliensis MHOM/BR/75/M2904 contig, possible fusion of chromosomes 20 and 34 genome, the window CCGGGGCCGGCCACTTCTACCGAGACATCGAAGAACACCTAGTTCACAATCGCGACACAGCACCCCAGCGGCGGCATGTGCGTTTCTTTCATGTCTGCGCGTgcatggaggaggaaacATGCATCGACTTTCTGATCGCCGCAGACCCGGCTTACAGCGTGCTCCACAAACAGCCCACCGCGCAAGAGACTGCGCTGCTCCACAAAAAGGCCCACCATCAGCTCAAGGAGCTCCTGAACTTCCTTGAGGTGCGGAGCACTCCATCAATGCGCTTCTACCTTGCAGGGCAGCCACTGCGGTACACGGCGATATCGTCAGGTTGCAatggtgctgccgcgccgaAGGGGGTGACCGCGGAGATGGATGTCCTGCAGGCTTCGGGGGCAAACTGGATCAAGTGGTTTCAAGTGCTGCAAAATGCGGTAGTGGTACGTAACGAGGTGATGCGGGCGTACGACACCgaggagcgggagaaggCACGGGCTGCGCGCGCGGAGGCCCGCCGGCAGGCCCGTCTTCAGTGCAAGAAACAGGTGGccgcggacgaggaggaggaggacgaagaggtggaggaggcccaCTAAGCGAAGTCGAACGTGGGCACCCTGCAGGGGCGAGGGGCAGTCTAGGACGATGGTGTCCCACTACCAGAGTCACTGGGGAGACGGTATACCCATTCCCTCTTCATTCAATGAGTGGCGGAGtctgtcttcctcttttcgtACGATGCGggccgctcttcctctctcctgtaGACGCAGACGTCTGTTGTTTGTGAGTGTGTACGCGTCCGCGGCGGCAATGTAGCTGAGGCGTGGTCGAACGACAACGCCGGAAAGCTGTACATGTAGAGtagcctttttttttgctcaaCGACGTGTTGACCCGTACGTGCGCGTGTCGGGCGTTTTGATTCGACAAGTATGCGATGGTAAACAACACTGAACGAAACCGAGCAAACGTATAGTGTTGAATTGAGGATCATCACTCCCGCGATTTGAGGGGCAAGCTAATGAGATGGAAGACGCAGGCTCGAGCGTGTCGTCCGGCGAGCGCAGAAACTTTCCGTGGTGACTTCTCTGCGTTGGGTTTGTCAAAGGCGCAACGTAGCGTGACTGGACATGGGAGACACGAACGATGAAAAAAGGATCACCTAATCCACTTTGCCCCTGAGCATCTTCATCCAAGGCGTCCTCGCATGGTGCGGTgattgtgtgcgtgtgtgtgtgtgtgtgtgtttaggGGACGAGTTTGTTTTTAACCTGCACCGCCCTTGAAGGATTCCCCACCTCTTTCGACTACTTCTTCGTCCTCACCCACCCTCCTTTCCGCTTTTCGTTCCACATTCAccgccaccttctcctccacgctCAGGCACAATACAGGGGCGCATAGGAGCCGCGCGTTCGATAAGAGCATACGCGGCCGATTACTCATACGCTCCGTCATGAATACACAGCAGAAGCGCGGTATCACAACAAGCTCTCGCTGTTGAACCATTGGGCCGTGGCCTGAGGAGTGCTCTGgctttttctcccccttcctctttcctaGAGGCGCTTCTCCATTAGCTGTTTCTGTTCTCATCGAGACACCTCGGCAATTTTTGCCCATCCTAGCCGTTGCGCGTGCGCTTCAGTGTTTTTCGTTCTGTCCTCTCCGACTCCTTTATCTTTTGTCCTTGTCGCTGTTTCCTTAGCCTGAGCAGCGGCTCGGATAGCGAGGGGCCTCTTCGCGTGGGATCAGGTGCCCCGTGCCCCAGTCTCTGGGGtgaagccaggcagcccgTCTATCCCTGCCGACGCCGAGCCAactgtggcggtggcagggccagGCACCTACAACCCCTGGGAGGGGGTCAGAGCGGTGCGTCGCTACGGATGTCTGCGGATGCGATCCTGGGTGGTGccgcgtcggagcggcctgcagcCGTGGacacgcttgtgccatccATGTGCTGGGCAGCGTGCCGGGGTGGCTCGGACGCATCCCCCACGGCCCTGGGCGCCTAGTGGTATGGGGAGCCTGCGCGCCACCCCGATGCTggggaggtgcgccgcgtggcggTCGGCTCGATGGgtgcggctgtgcggcgaccCGCTGGGCGGGTGGGGTTGCGTTTGGGGCAGGGGCGGTGCCGGGATcactgggtcggcgcactgctgtaacgcgtgtctacggctgTCCATCGCCCCTCTGCGGTGGACGTGTGACAGAGCGGGCGTGGGGCGGAGTTTGAGCTCATGTTGTATGCGCGCGGATCGACACGCTGAAAAGAAATGTTCTGTTATCGTGcaacttctctctccctttccttttttctcgctctttcatatctttttttttgttgttgctgtggaCTCACTGAAATAGTTCATCCTCACACCGCTATTGTCTCATCACCTTCTTGCCATGCCACTCTGAAGCTCCCATCACAACTTTCACTTCTGCAAAcacaaagaggaaaggaaaggagcgCTTCACCGTTCTTCGATTAGCATTGCTGCGGCAATAAAACGCCATCATCtatttccctctttctctcctcgagctgctgctctttttttttcctctccccgtCTCTTTCACAacctcccttttttcctttgttcgCTCGTGTGTCTTTATGCCagctgtgtgcgtctgtgtcgcTGAAAAggtctctcctctcctttgttcACTGGCCGGGTCCCCTGTTCTCTGCGCGTCCATCGACTTGacctttcttcctctgctgtctctctctctctctttaccttCTCCCTGCGTTTCGTTCCCTTTTTCATTCAGACATCGTCTCTCCTCTTGAGTGACTGTCTTTATTCCATTACTTCGCTCTCGCGCCTGTGCCTCTTGTTTTCATAACGGTGCCTTCATTCGCGTTGTGCTGGGTTCTCTCTTCGTAGTTTCGTGTACTCGAGTGACGCAGGTTCGCTGACCTAAATTATGAGTTTCAGCCTAGGTGAGTAGTGCTGTGAACGGCGCTGAGTTCTGCTCGCATACCTTTagcttttctctttttcttatgTATCACCGATGGTAAGGCAGTCTCCCCCACACATGCCGCCACGCGTCCCTTCCGCGCGGGCGCCCAGCAAATTTGAGTGTGTCGATGCCGCACGAAACCGCATACAGTGCCTTGGGTTGAAAGCGGTCGGCGCAGCTACGGGAAACCATTCTGCTGTGCAAGCAGATCCAGCATCCCGCCGCAGGCATCTCCCTGCTGTACCGACGACACCCAAGCGCACAGGAGGGAGAAGTGCTGTGCGGCAACTCAAACTTGGTTCTTCTGTTTCCACTACGGATGAGAATCTTCGCGGTGCGCACGAGCGCCGCCGGCACTTACCTCCTGGTAAGGCGCGATCCAATAGCGTGGGAGACCGCATCCAAAACCCCGGCCCTTCGTACCACACTCAGCACTCCGCAAGCACTGTCGTCACTCTAGAGCTGCCGCGTACGCACTCTACCCCACATACGGTAACCCCAATGCTTGCGGATGGGCTGACCAGCGACGaccttcttcttctgtgcGGTGTTAATCCTGGATCCTCCAAGGCTATTTGGTACACCACGATgcgcgcgcagctggaggctCGTGTACTCGCCATGTCAGTGGACCAAAGCCATAGGGGTGCCAACGCGATTGCCAATGTGCCGAGACCAGAGGAGGCCTCGTTATCATCGCTAAACTTTCCAGCTCATCGAACTGACGCTGCTTCTGAGCCGCTTGTGCTGCCAACAGAGGTTTTACAGCTGAAGGAGCCACCAGGCGTGGATGCCGTTCCGCGCGAACACTCTACGGCTGCGACACGGTCTGTTACACCTCAGGCAGAGAAGGTACCATCCGTGAGCTCGAGCGAGGACAACACCGAGGAAGTAAAGGAAgatgacgaggacgacggtaCCAGTAGCATCGGCACCCGTGCCACTTCCTTCAGCTCGGAGAAGGCCGCTAACGCTTTGGAGCAAGGACAGGCTAACGCGCTTCTGTTAACCTCCCTCAAGAAATTTCGATTCTCGCCAAAGCAACTAGAACAGATGCATGTGAATGTTCTTTCTCTCCAAGCACTTGTCGGCTTGTAAAGTCTGCAACTTGTTCTTAATCAATTCAGCTTCTTTTCTCGAGTGTTGTTGTGTGCCTGCCCTGATGGTAACGGCCTTCTTACTCTAGTATCAGCGTCGAGTACCCGCTCTGCGCGTAAGACGGGAACTTGCGGCTTGCCCTCCCGGGCGCGGCTCTGCGGACTCTGGGTGCCGGTGGACAGGCCTGAGCTGGCGCTCTGCGAAAGAGGCGTACGGACATGATGACGCTTGTACCGGCACACTACGCATTGTGCCGCCGATACAGCAAAGAATAGGCGCACTCACCTCTTGCTTTTTCTGTTTGTGTTGTTGTGATGATGAGCGTGAGCGTGGGCCTGGTTTGCGCTGTGTGCAGTGTCATCGAGATGGACTCAACGTCACCCAACGGTGTTGCGTGGGCTCCCGTGCCTTGACGAATCTTTGACACACACCCGTGCACTGCATGAGACGCACTTTACCTTAACCCCTCAGAGCCCTCTAGGGCTGTTGACGCCCTCGGATTTCAGAACTCCATTGCAGCAAGAGAAACACGGCACGACGGTGACGTCTCCGCGCTCACACAATGGAACACACGTGTAGGTGTAGGCCCCCCCGTGCTCCCGGTCGAAGTGAAAGCAGCGGTGCTCTGGTTTTTCTATAGTGGCTCAACTAGACAAGTGCGCTTCGCGTCCGGCTACGTACCCGCGAGTCACCTGGTGACACCGGGGGCTCTAGTTCGACACCCAGCGGCGTTGCACCCAGCCCTCGCGTTACTGCGATTGACACCGACTCGCCCACACTCGGTGTGGGTGACGAAAGAACGGGGCTACTGGGCCGGTCCAATTCCACACAATTGCCGCTATGCCAGCAGCATAGCCTGTGCAGGTGATAAAAGACCCCTCTACCTGGCGCAGCACAAATGGGTCCACGGAGACATCGCCACAGCGCTGAGTGATCACTTCTCGCTCCAGCTCGGCCTCCACTCTGCGGGGGCCTGCGGGCAGATGCCGCCAGTGATGAGTGGAGCCCAATTATACCTTTTCCAGGAAGCGAACTGGGAAGGGTGCCGCGCCCTGGTTTGCCGAAGCGCTCCGCAAAGACGGTGGCCTACCACAGtggcagagaagcgaaggcACGTGTGCTTTGGAGTGCCGCGCTGGCCCTGACGACCACGACCACCCGAAAGCGCGGCGGGGAGGGAAGGCGAATAGTCCATGTcgccaccccccaccccccgtGCGTGCAGGACTGCATTGCATTGCTGAAGGATAGGGCGCCGTACACGACTACTACCCACCGCCGCCCGAGTACCGACCTCTCTTGGATATGCTCATCGAGGAGCCTACAGAGCCCGGCTTGGAGGATGGATGCAGCCCTGCtgcgtcccccctcccccctccaaaGGGACCCTAGATCGTGGGCACGGCTCCATGCTATCCATGCTCCTCACGCGCTGTGCGCGCCAGCAATGCGACAAGGCGGCTGGTAAGGCGGCCGTTTGGAAGGGAAAGCAGCCGCTCGGCTGTTTCCTttgttttgctctctctctcgttgccCTGATGACGGAGAACGGCTCCGCGTGGGATCAGGTGCCCCGTGCCCCAGTCTCTGGGGtgaagccaggcagcccgTCTATCCCTGCCGACGCCGAGCCAactgtggcggtggcagggccagGCACCTACAACCCCTGGGAGGGGGTCAGAGCGGTGCGTCGCTACGGATGTCTGCGGATGCGATCCTGGATGGCGCCacgtcggagcggcctgcagcCGTGGacacgcttgtgccatccATGTGCTGGGCAGCGTGCCGGGGTGGCTCGGACGCATCCCCCACGGCCCTGGGCGCCTAGTGGTATGGGGAGCCTGCGCGCCACCCCGATGCTggggaggtgcgccgcgtggcggTCGGCTCGATGGgtgcggctgtgcggcgaccCGCTGGGCGGGTGGGGTTGCGTTTGGGGCAGGGGCGGTGCCGGGATcactgggtcggcgcactgctgtaacgcgtgtctacggctgTCCATCGCCCCTCTGCGGTGGATGTGTGACAGAGCGGGCGTGGGGCGGAGTTTGAGCTCATGTTGTATGCGCGCGAATCGACACGCTGAAAAGAaagtgtttttttttttttgctgtaCGCACCTCTGTGCTTGTGTTAACCTGCAATTTGTACTGCACCCTTTTGGAGGCGCGGTCATTGCCGGTGTTCTATGCGCACCGTGAAGCATGTCGCTGACGATGCTGGGAAAAGGTATAGCGTTGGTGTAATGTTGACTCTACTTCCTTCGTTATGCCGTTGTGGACTTGATGTCTACGATCTTTTTCTTTGCATAACGTAACCCGAAggtagaagaagaaaagtCCCAAGCTAGTAGAGGGAAAGGCTGTCGGTACGCGCGTTCACTGATCTTTTCCCCAAGCACGACACAGTGTGGCATCAAGTGAAGGAGCTGTGTAGACTTTTACAACGCAGCATCAGGTTCCATATAGAGTACAGGACAAAGCAAATCAACCCCAAGGAGGTACTTTTTTCTGTAGGCTCTTTAGCGATGTCTGCACTCGACAGCGATGCTGTGTGCTACTACCTATATGACCCAAAGTTGGTTCCTCCGGCGCGCAGCAAGTACATCCGCGTCGTTTCGGAGCTGCTTGCCGGATACTATGACCCTTCTTACGTCGACAACGTCAATATTATGGACATTCTGCGCGGTGGGAcgatggaggtggtggagctgtGCGAGGATGCTAAGTACGTCCTCTCGAAGGAACCAACGGTGCTCGACTTGCGGGTGAGTGAAGAGGACGAGTTTGTGTTTGTAGGCGACATCCATGGCCAGTTCAACGACTTACTGCATAGTGTCTTGTCTGTTCAGCTGGCAAAGTCTACCCCAGTGCCGCCAAAGTGCACAAATGTCGCTACGCAGCCGACACAGTGCATAGATGACAAGAAGGGCAACTGTGAAGTGGATCCACCACTGTTCGTCACTTCAGCCCCGACGCTGTCTTCAtcctctgcgtctctgtcCTCTAGCACTGCCGCTCTGTGTCGCCACGACGACAGTAACGATTTCGGAACTGACGCGGGAAAGATAGTTCGGTTTTTGTTTCTCGGGGACTACGTTGACCGTGGCCCGCGCGCGGTGGAGGTAATTGTGCTTCTCCTGGCTCTCAAGATCGAATACCCGAAGCACGTCTTTCTCCTACGCGGCAATCACGAAGAGGCCCAGACCAACCGCCTGTATGGCTTCTTTAACGAGTGCCGTGCAAAGTTCCTTATGGTTCCACGCACCTGTGCCACCATGCCTGACGTAAAGTCGAAGTACGTTGAcgtgtgtgcctccctcATCCAGCGCTCACCGAAAAACGCTGCGAAGGAGAACGCGGGGGTGGAGTACCACAGTTCGCATGAACATCTTTTGCACCTGGGGGGAATGTGCACCTCCCAACTAGCTTTCGACTCTGCCAGCAGCCGAGGGAACAGTAGCAACACGGAGGCGAAGTCCTCCTTGACCGACCCCGATGTGGACGCGTGGATGTCGTTCAACACGACCTTTCGCTGGCTCCCGTTGGTGGCCgtcgtgcgctgctgcgcgggaTTATTTTTTTGCACACATGGGGGGCTGAGCCCGACTCTGCGCCGCATTACACAGCTAGACCGTCTTAAGCGCGAGACGTACGGCACCGGTCTCTGCGAGACGATCACGCCGcagctgagcagcagctgcggcgtgaCAGGCAGCCCGGAGCGGTCACCCCCTGGCGCCTACGGCAGTCCTACCTCGAAACGGGAGACGAACCAGATCATTGATGGCCTCTTGTGGTCCGACCCATCAGATCACGAGGCAGGGTGTCAGGTGAACGTGCGGGGGTGCGGCTACTCATTCGGCGCAGATGTCACGCGTCGCTTTCTCGACTCTAACAGCGGCTACGCCCCCTCACAGCCGCTTTTGCTGCAGCTAGAAGTGAATcaggaggatgaggaagagTGGGGCTCGTGTCCTGGAGCAACACCTCTAGGGAAGGATCAGCACGTCGAATCTCAGCGCATGCACTTTATCATGCGCGCCCACCAGTGCGTCAAGGCTGGGTTTCAGTGGAACCAGGAGGGGTTGGTGGTGACCTTGTTCTCTGCCCCAAATTACTGCGGCATGAACGGCAACAAAGGCGCCATTGCGATACTTCGCGGTGAGGCACAGGCGCCTGGTGCTTCGATTCAGCTCGGGTTCAAGGTGTACGATAGTTACAAGCCTCCCTTGCCCATCGGTGGATCGCAGGTGACTCATAGTAAGTCCGAGCAAACGAAGAGTGGAAGCAACCTGTCAGCGGCTGGCGGCACCCCGTCGCGCTGCCCAGCTCTCCCTCTGCGTGACCGAAACATCGTGAACAATCCCATTTTGGAGGCATACTTTGGGAGCATAGCAACTCCAGAAAGCTGAAGTGGTAGAATCGAGCGGATGTATGCTCATGTGTGCTcctgtgcatgtgcgtgtgggctgTCTGCGCACCACATCACTTCTCCCAAGGCCCTTCATAATGCGTGGCGCGTTTGATTCTTCAGAGCGACTCGAAGTCGCCAGTGTTTCTTGCAGTTGTCAAACTCTGCGCAGTCCAAAGTTCTAGCGGATGTGCTTACTTATGGttgt encodes:
- a CDS encoding serine/threonine protein phosphatase-like protein; this encodes MSALDSDAVCYYLYDPKLVPPARSKYIRVVSELLAGYYDPSYVDNVNIMDILRGGTMEVVELCEDAKYVLSKEPTVLDLRVSEEDEFVFVGDIHGQFNDLLHSVLSVQLAKSTPVPPKCTNVATQPTQCIDDKKGNCEVDPPLFVTSAPTLSSSSASLSSSTAALCRHDDSNDFGTDAGKIVRFLFLGDYVDRGPRAVEVIVLLLALKIEYPKHVFLLRGNHEEAQTNRLYGFFNECRAKFLMVPRTCATMPDVKSKYVDVCASLIQRSPKNAAKENAGVEYHSSHEHLLHLGGMCTSQLAFDSASSRGNSSNTEAKSSLTDPDVDAWMSFNTTFRWLPLVAVVRCCAGLFFCTHGGLSPTLRRITQLDRLKRETYGTGLCETITPQLSSSCGVTGSPERSPPGAYGSPTSKRETNQIIDGLLWSDPSDHEAGCQVNVRGCGYSFGADVTRRFLDSNSGYAPSQPLLLQLEVNQEDEEEWGSCPGATPLGKDQHVESQRMHFIMRAHQCVKAGFQWNQEGLVVTLFSAPNYCGMNGNKGAIAILRGEAQAPGASIQLGFKVYDSYKPPLPIGGSQVTHSKSEQTKSGSNLSAAGGTPSRCPALPLRDRNIVNNPILEAYFGSIATPES